One stretch of Excalfactoria chinensis isolate bCotChi1 chromosome 2, bCotChi1.hap2, whole genome shotgun sequence DNA includes these proteins:
- the MATCAP2 gene encoding putative tyrosine carboxypeptidase MATCAP2 isoform X2, producing the protein MERTLQKYGSYEKFEQATGGSLLTKSRIWNHVRKYMVKEGCLGEIVVHLTEDLLSRASMTVVNGRPTLTINISTAREHWLEGMLRHEIGTHYFRGFNNNSQPWCNWNGRRKHGLKPINPTEEGLASIHSVLFRKDPFLWRAALLYYTVYQASQMSFSQLFQDVGKFVQDPNTRWDYCVRAKRGWTDTSQPGCFNKDQVYLDGILRILRYRESIDFHLLTALGKISYEDVDRLKGLAVIENMRVPHFLQDHARYMEHLEKIMEVNELTDEELQDLID; encoded by the exons ATGGAGCGGACACTGCAGAAATATGGAAGCTACGAAAAGTTTGAACAGGCCACTGGTGGCAGCTTGCTGACCAAAAGCCGCATCTGGAATCATGTTAGGAAATACATGGTGAAGGAAGGCTGTCTTGGTGAG ATTGTGGTCCATCTCACGGAGGACCTGCTTTCTCGAGCCTCAATGACAGTGGTGAATGGCCGCCCCACTCTCACTATCAATATCTCCACTGCGAGAGAGCACTGGCTGGAAGGGATGCTGAGACATGAAATTG GAACTCATTATTTTCGGGGCTTTAACAACAATAGCCAGCCTTGGTGCAACTGGAACGGACGTAGAAAACATGGGTTGAAACCAATCAACCCTACAGAAGAAGGGCTGGCGAGCATTCACAGCGTCCTCTTCCGCAAAGACCCTTTCCTTTGGAGGGCTGCCCTGCTCTACTACACCGTCTATCAGGCCAGTCAGATGTCCTTCAGCCAGCTGTTCCAGGACGTGGGGAAGTTTGTCCAGGACCCCAATACCAGGTGGGATTACTGTGTACGAGCCAAGAGAGGGTGGACTGACACATCACAGCCAG GCTGTTTCAATAAGGATCAGGTGTACTTAGATGGCATCCTCCGAATCCTGAGATACAGGGAGTCCATTGATTTCCACCTTCTGACAGCACTTGGAAAG ATCTCATACGAAGATGTAGACCGCCTGAAAGGGTTGGCTGTGATTGAGAACATGAGGGTACCACACTTTCTCCAAGACCATGCCCGGTATATGGAGCACTTGGAAAAGATTATGGAGGTCAATGAGCTGACTGATGAGGAGCTCCAGGATCTCATAGACTAA